The proteins below come from a single Ochotona princeps isolate mOchPri1 chromosome 13, mOchPri1.hap1, whole genome shotgun sequence genomic window:
- the CHCHD1 gene encoding small ribosomal subunit protein mS37 produces the protein MATPSLRGRLARLGNPRRPVLKPSSPLILANRIGERRREKGEATCITEMSVMMACWKQHEFRDGACSQEIQNFLTCASKAEESRKMKSLQESSGHSGNVPPKILNNLLQRFPNKPHLS, from the exons ATGGCGACGCCCTCTCTTCGGGGCCGCTTGGCCCGACTTGGGAACCCGCGGAGACCCGTCCTGAAGCCCAGCAGCCCCCTCATTCTAGCTAACCGCATCGGGGAGCGGCGCCGGGAGAAGGGCG AGGCGACCTGCATCACGGAGATGTCGGTGATGATGGCTTGTTGGAAGCAGCACGAGTTCCGCGATGGAGCGTGCAGCCAAGAGATCCAGAATTTCTTGACTTGTGCTTCGAAGGCTGAG gaaTCCCGAAAGATGAAGTCCCTCCAGGAGTCCTCAGGCCATTCTGGGAATGTACCCCCAAAGATACTGAATAACTTGTTACAGAGATTCCCTAACAAACCTCAcctcagttga